One part of the Ornithodoros turicata isolate Travis chromosome 2, ASM3712646v1, whole genome shotgun sequence genome encodes these proteins:
- the LOC135383246 gene encoding S-antigen protein-like isoform X2: MADAPEPPAGPRKRRKAMFQDPDAPSLPSTSSSKDSLDATTTTTKSDGGSEKGDGGPPKKAGMKRRGGLKFAEAPEENKETKGSGSEGSKASDKEHTDDVPKPAGDKGSEAKKPKKGGLKFEEDHGASKPADKPRKAEGPKPDGDKGGEKPEKKDSEGKPGEKNADKSGKGSDDKKSTKPSVGSEAPKHDDKSGDKGSDKGASTVKSPEGGDKDHKHKDKGASDKKPKSEAGPKPVVGDKASKADKKVEEIPKPEIKTSTEGSKDVGKAGEKRLTPGDKGGGKTPPSGEKGADKSPKEGGKGGDNSSKHGDKGSEKSPKPGDKGPKEVHKGGDKSPKSGDKGGDKTSKSGDKSPKEVPNGGDKSAKGGDKGGEKSPKSGGKSPKDAAKGGDKHASKGVDKSPKESGKGGDSSQKPTIKGDHKTSAPPGKPTAKSQKAGDESASKSSKSVDKGGAKTPPTGAKKDEHKKGDGKPAQKEKGKEAKSPAPVHKQSTAKADQKDSKPAPSGKPRSALFTAAGPKSPSSGKGQPSQAKPQGQVNLAFKDDHDGHPVPPPGHPPPGSDVSKGPNPYELKFNKKYYKNMSDYCKARKLVR, from the exons ATGGCCGATGCCCCTGAACCTCCTGCTGGTCCAAGGAAAAGGCGCAAGGCCATGTTCCAGGACCCTGACGCCCCATCTCTTCCTTCAACGTCTTCCAGCAAAGACTCCCTAGACgctaccaccaccacaacaaaG TCCGACGGAGGCAGTGAGAAAGGCGACGGTGGCCCACCAAAGAAAGCTGGCATGAAGAGGAGAGGAGGACTTAAATTTGCTGAGGCTCcagaagaaaataaagaaaccaaGGGCAGCGGATCGGAAGGTAGTAAGGCATCCGACAAGGAACACACGGACGACGTCCCTAAGCCCGCAGGTGATAAGGGCAGCGAAGCAAAGAAGCCCAAGAAAGGCGGCCTGAAGTTTGAAGAAGACCATGGTGCCAGTAAACCAGCTGATAAGCCACGAAAGGCCGAAGGACCCAAACCCGACGGCGATAAAGGCGGCGAAAAGCCGGAAAAGAAAGATAGTGAAGGGAAACCAGGTGAGAAAAATGCGGACAAAAGTGGTAAAGGAAGTGATGACAAAAAGTCTACGAAGCCAAGTGTAGGGAGTGAGGCTCCAAAACACGATGACAAGAGCGGCGATAAGGGCAGCGACAAGGGTGCCAGTACCGTTAAAAGCCCAGAAGGTGGTGATAAGGATCACAAACATAAGGATAAGGGTGCGTCCGACAAAAAACCGAAGTCTGAAGCTGGACCGAAACCTGTCGTTGGCGATAAGGCATCAAAAGCTGACAAGAAAGTGGAAGAGATCCCGAAGCCCGAAATTAAGACAAGTACCGAGGGTTCAAAAGACGTTGGCAAAGCGGGCGAGAAGAGGTTGACACCTGGAGACAAGGGAGGTGGGAAGACACCGCCATCTGGAGAAAAGGGTGCAGACAAAAGTCCGAAAGAAGGCGGGAAAGGAGGCGACAATAGCTCAAAACATGGGGATAAGGGAAGCGAGAAAAGCCCAAAGCCTGGAGATAAGGGCCCGAAAGAAGTCCATAAAGGTGGAGACAAGAGTCCTAAAAGCGGGGACAAGGGAGGTGATAAAACTTCTAAGTCTGGAGATAAAAGTCCAAAAGAAGTCCCTAATGGGGGTGACAAAAGTGCTAAGGGCGGGGATAAAGGAGGTGAGAAAAGTCCTAAATCTGGAGGTAAAAGTCCGAAAGATGCTGCTAAGGGAGGGGACAAGCATGCGAGTAAAGGCGTCGATAAAAGCCCAAAAGAAAGTGGTAAAGGCGGTGACAGTAGTCAAAAACCCACAATAAAGGGTGACCATAAAACCTCAGCACCTCCTGGAAAACCTACAGCGAAGAGTCAGAAAGCCGGCGACGAAAGTGCTTCAAAGAGTTCGAAATCAGTTGACAAAGGTGGCGCGAAAACTCCACCCACAGGTGCAAAAAAGGATGAACACAAGAAGGGTGATGGAAAGCCCGCGCAAAaggagaaaggaaaagaagcaaAGTCTCCTGCACCAGTGCACAAGCAGAGCACTGCTAAAGCGGACCAAAAGGACAGTAAGCCTGCCCCTTCAGGGAAGCCACGCTCAGCGCTGTTCACGGCAGCGGGACCCAAAAGCCCGTCGTCTGGCAAAGGACAGCCATCTCAAGCCAAGCCGCAGGGGCAGGTGAACCTCGCTTTCAAAGACGACCACGACGGGCATCCTGTCCCACCGCCAG GGCATCCTCCACCAGGCAGTGACGTTTCAAAGGGTCCAAACCCTTACGAACTCAAGTTCAACAAAAAATATTATAAGAATATGTCAG ACTACTGCAAGGCAAGAAAGCTCGTACGTTAA